Genomic DNA from Streptomyces sp. NBC_01571:
CCGCCTCGACCGCGTAGCGCGTCAGACTGTTGGCGCCACGATTGGCCAGATAGGCGTACGCGCCGTCAGATGTCACCAGGATCTGCGCCGGGTAGTTGGTGCCCGTCCCCGTACCCGTGGACTGCGGGTCCCCCGGCGTGAGCCGCCCGCTCGTCCGGTCGTACCCGCAGACCACGACCGTGTTGTCCACCTCGTTGGCGAGGTAGGCGAAGCGGCCTCCGGGGTGGAAGGTGAGGTGGCGGGGGCCCGCGCCCGGACGGGTGTGCGCCTGGGACACCTCGGCGAGAGTGCCCTTGGACGTGTCCAGACGGTAGCTGTAGACGGTGTCGGTGCCCAGGTCGACGGCGAGGACATGGCCGGCGTCCGGGCCGGTGAGGAACTGGTGGGCGTGCGGCCCCTGCTGCCCGGGGCCGGGAGCCGGGCTGGAGTGCGTGACCAGATCCGTGCGCTCGCCGATCGCGCCCGAGGCGTCGATGGGGTGCACGGCCACACTGCCCGAGCCGTAGTTGGCGCTCAGCAGCCAGCGCCCGCTCGGGTGGACGGACAGGTGGCAGGGGCCCGAGCCTCCCGTGCCACGGGTGCCGAGCACCTTGTTGCCCGCGAGGCGTACGGCCGTCACCCCGCCCTCGGGCCGCTCGTCGACGGCGTACAGGGTGCGGCCGTCCGGATGCACGGCGAGGTACGAGGGGTCGGCGACGCCGGTGACCGTGCCGGTGGCCTTGACGGCGCCCGTGACGGGGTCGTACGTGGCCAGTCCGATCCCCTTCCCACCCCCGTCGACCGAGGTGTACGTGCCGACGAACAGGGGCCGGACGGTGGGAGCGGATGAGCCGCCGGTCGGGTGTGAGCCGACGGTGGGCGCCGTCACGGCGTCCGCGGGCTCGGCGCGGGGCGCGGCCGGCGCGGGCAGTGCCGTCGCCGCGACGGCTCCCGTCAGCGCTCCGACGAACCGGCGCCTGCTCCAGCCGCCGCCCGCGCCGCGCGCCGGTTCTGCACCACTGCTCATGCCTGCACCTCGGGTGTCGGTCGCCTCAGCCGTGACACCCACCATGACGTGCGACACCCGTGCGGTGCAAAGACGGCGCGGGACGTTGCACGGTACGCAACGCGCACCGGTTCCTACCAGTCACCGTCCGCGACCGGTTTGCCCGGTGCGTCCCCGAGCGGAATCACCTGCTCGGGCGAGGGCGTCTGCCAGGGCTCGTGGTCGGCGCCGAGCCACTCGCCGACCGGCCGCACCGCGCCCAGCGTGTCGGTGGGGGCCACGTCCCCGGCGTCCTGGTCGTAGTACTCGAACCAGGGCAGCCCGGCCCGGGTGTAGGCCGCGCGGTCCACGGGTGACGGCGGGGGTTCCTCGCCCGTGACGCGCCGCCACTCGGGGGGCGTCACGAGGTGGACGAACACGCGGCCCGGCTCCGCGGCCCAGGCGTCGAGCGGCCGGTCGGCCGGATAGATCTCCTGACGCATCGAGCCGCCCACACCGAGCCCCATGGCCGGCGCGCTTCTCGCACGGCCGGCGGCGGGAGCGGGGGCCGGCACGCCGCCGGGCGCCGGGGGAGCGGCCCCGTAGCCGGACATGGCCCCGGCCGACCTGCGGGTCCCGGCCCGGCGGCGCTCCTGCTCGCGCCACTTCGCGAGCTCCGCCGCACGGAGGGGGAACGACTGCAGCTGGATGCCGCCCCACACCTCCTCACCGGTCACCTGGCCCTCGACCGTGGCCCCGAGCCCGAGGGGCACGGCCACGAACTGGCGGACCTTCCCCTTGCCGGAGTTGATGCCGTCGAGCCACGGCTGACGCGGCAGCACCACGTGGTTCTGCGGGTCCAGCGCAAGCCGCGGGCTCCAGGGGCTGCCCGAGATCGCGCACACCTTGCCCACCCCGACCTGCAGTGCGGCCGGTTCCGTCGAGCCCGCGAAGCTCAGCCACATGGCCTCGCGCAGATGGACCGGCAGCATCACACCGCCGCGCGCACGCCATGCGGCGGGCACGGTGTCCGCGTGGTCCTCGACGCGGCGCAGGGGGAACTCTCCGAGGCCGGGCGGCAGTCCGTGCGTACCCGTCTCGGGCAGGCGCAGCGTCCGCATGAAGCGGATCCGCACACCCCCCGGCAGCAGGAGTGAGTTCCCCTCGATCCGTACGGCGCCTTCGGTCATCCGCGCTCCCCCTCGTCGTCGGCGCCACGCCTCCCCGGCGTGGCACGGGCTTCCTACAGAGAACGTCGCGAGGCCGCCGGACGGTTCCGGCTGCGGCGCGGCAGCGGGACGCGCAGGTATTCCCGCAGACGGGTGAGGTGAGGCCGGCGCTCGCGCTGCTCGCGCGCGCCGCGGTCGAGTTCCTCCATCAGCCGCCGCGAGCGGTGCTCCGTGTCGAGCTCGTCCAGGATGCGGTTGACCTCCGTGAGGACGGCGCCGTGCAGCTGCCACTGACGGGCGTCCCGCTGGACCCCGTCGAGCAGCAGCTGGGCGAGTTTGTCGCGGGTCGCCGACGCCGTGGTCAGCTCCGCGGCGAGCCGGGTCTCCGCCGACTCGGCGCTGTGGCTGACGTCCGTGGTCACCAGGACGGCGAAACTCACCACGGCGTCGGCGACCTCGCTCAGCAGCTGCTCCAGCACCGCACCCACCTGCGGTTCGAACAGGGGCTCGGGATCGCGCTCCTTGGCGAGGTCGGTGAGGGTGCGCGCGAGCACCCGCAACACCACCGTGCAGATCTCCAGCGTGTCGAGTCCGGTGCGCAGCACGATCCGGTGCAGCAGGCCCTCACGGACGCGGGGATTGAGTTTCAGGCTGTCCTCGGCCTGCCGCAGTGCCGCGTCCACCCCGACGATGTCGTGGTCCAGGCGCCGCGCCTCGTGCAGCCGGGCGGTGGCGTGCTCCACGGGGGTGCGACCCGCCGCCTCCTCGCCCATGCGCAGCATCAACTGGCGTACGCGCCGTGCCAGGTCCTCGATGGACTGGCCGGCCGCGCCCACCCACACGGGGGGAGCGAACAGCAGATTGCAGCCGAGCCCGACCACCGCGCCGATCAGCGTCTCCAGGACCCTGGCCCAGGCGGTGTCCCCGACCCGGGTCACGCCGAGGACGAGCATGGCGCTGATCGCCACCTCGGGTACGAACTCGCTGACCCGCACCAGGTGGCCGACGGCCAGCGAGGCGAGGATGAGCAGGGCCAGGCTCCACCAGGTCAGCCCCACGAGCAGGCTGAAGCCGATGGCGACCATGACGCCGGCCACCACGGAGTTCACCCGGCGGATGCCGGTGGTGAGGGTGGAGTAGAGCGTGACCTGTACGACGAGGAGCGCGGTCAGCGGGGCGGTGAGCGGTGCGGGCTCGGGGCTGAGCCGGACCGCGATCACATACGCGATGCTCGCCGCCGCGGCCGACCGCACCGACTGGACGACCACGGGTTCCTGGTGCCACTTCCGGAACTGTGGTCCCACCACGGCCCACACACCACGTACGTCTCGCATCCTTGGCCTTTTCCCCTTTCGTCCCTGTACCGAACGTGCTGATCGAGGACTGTAACTGTCCGCAACGAAGCCAAATTTGTCGTCGCCGGGCCCCTTCCCTGATCTGTCCCGCCGACGCACCGACCGCCGACGCACCGACCGCCGACGCGCCGGCCATCGGCGCGCGCGTGTCAGGGGTACGCAGGCTCGCGGGCCCCACGGTCGCCGGGCGGGTGGAGACGACTCTCCCTCACCGGGGGGAGGCGGCGCGGCTGCGGGACCGGTAGCCGGCCACCTTGGCGAGATTGCCGCAGCGGTCCATGGAGCACCAGCGGCGGCGGCGGGCCTGGGAGTCGTCCAGGAAGAGCAGGGAGCACGTGGGGTTCTCGCACTCCTTGACCCTGCCCAGCAGGGGGCCGCCGATCAGGAGGACGGCGTCCCGGGCCACGGTCGCCAGAGCCGCGGGGCCGGGACGCGCGGCGGTCCAGCGCAGGGGCGGCCGCGGGCCGGCGTACGGCTCGGCGAACTGGGGTGCGAGGTCGGGCAGAGCCGCCGCTTCGTTCACCCGCGTGACGTCGCCCGGGTCCGCCGCCTCTTCGAGCATCGCGGCGCGTACGAGGCGGTAGACGGCCTCCCGCAGTGAGCGGGCGTGGCCGAGATCGGCCTCGCTGATCCGCACCGGCCCGTCGTCCGTTCCCGTGTGCAGGCCCGCCTCGGTGATCCAGCGCGCGAGGGCCTCGGGGTCCGGGAGCCGTTCGAGCGGCGTGTCGTGCCGTTTGCCGAGCGTGGCGACGAAGTTCAGGGCGGGTCGTCCGCCGATGAAGGGGAACGCCGTCTGCGGCTCGGGGGCGGGGGCTGAGGACATGGCCCGAGTCTAACGCCTTGACACCAGTTCATGAGGTGTCGCACAGTGACACCACTTCAACCGGTGTCACTGGGCGCGCCGTCCGGCGCGTGGGGCTCCGGTACGTTCCGAGGGAGCAGGTATGCGTGCGGTGCGGATCGAGGAGTTCGGCGGGCCCGAGGTGCTGGTCCCGGTGGAGGTGCCGGACCCGGTCGCGGGCCCAGGTCAGGTGCTGGTGCGGGTCGCGGCGGCGGGGGTGAACCGGGCGGACGCGCTCGTGCGGGCCGGGGTGTACCACCGGGCCGGCCGTCCGCCGCTGATCCCGGGCGTCGAGGCGTCCGGCGTCGTGGTGGCCGTGGGGGAGGGGGTGACCGGAGTCGGGGTCGGACAGCGGGTCATGGCCCTGGACGGGGTGAACGCACCTGGTTTCTACGCCGAGTTGGCCGTCGTACCGGCCGAGCGGGTGACCGTGCTCCCGGACGGCGTCGAGCTGACGCAGGCCGCCACCCTGCCCGTGGCGTGGCTGTCCGCCTGGTACTGCCTGCTCCGTCTGGCGAAGGTGACCAAGGACGACACCGTACTGGTGAAGGCCGCCGCGAGCGGGGTGGGCAGTGCGGCCGTGCAGATCGCGGCCGGTGCCGGCGCCCGTGTCATCGCGTCGGCGGGCTCACCGGAGAAGACCGCCTGGGCTGCCGGGTTCGGTGCGCACGACATCCTCGACACCTCCGTGCACCCCGACGACGCCGAGGTCGACGAGGTGCTGCGGCTGACCGGGGGGCGGGGGGCGGACATCGTCCTGGACACCGTCGGCGGCCCCGCCTTCGGGCGGAGTCTGCGCGAGGTCGGCCACGGCGGACGGGTGGTCGCCCTCGCCAACGTGGCCCTGGAGCCGAGCGTCGTCGACACCCGTGACTTCTATCCGAAGAACGCGTCCGTCCTCGGCTTCCAGCTCACCAACCTGCAGATCCACGGCTACGACCCCCGCGCGGACCTGCGGGAACTCGCCGAACAGGTCGCGGCGGGCCGGTACCGGGTGCCGGTCGAGGCGGTGTTCCCCCTCGAACGGGCACGTGCCGCGCACGAGCGTCTGGAGCGGAGGGAACACCGGGGCAAGATCGTGCTCGCCGTTCACGACGGGGTGTGACTCGGGCGGACGCGCCGTCCGGAACGGGCGCGGGCGCGTGGGGCGTCGGATGACGTCGGCACTGTTGACACTTCAACAATAGACTCTATTGTGGATCCATCAACAAACGTCCTGGTGTGACCCGCCCCCGAGACGGAGGGGCTCACAGTCCTGGCCCGCACCGATGTGGGACACCCTCAAGGAGAACCCCATGAAGGCACTGGTCGCCCGCTCCTACGGGCCCGTGGAGAATCTGACCCTCTCGGACGTGCCCAAGCCCACGCCCGGACCGGGCCAAGTCCTGGTCCGCACCGAGGCGTCGGCGCTGAACGCCATCGACCTCGCCCTGGTCACCGGAGCGGTCAAGGATCATCTGCCGATCCAGCACCCCTTCGTGCCGGGCGTCGACGTCACCGGCGTCGTCGAGGCGGTCGGCGAGGGCGTGTCCCGCTTCGGTGCGGGGGACCGCATCCTCGCCTGGAACGGCGTGCCTTCTGGCGGCCTCGCCGAGTACGCGCTCGTCGAGAATGCTCCTTCCGCCGCCCTGCGCCCGGCCACGCTGGGTCCGGCCGAGTCGGCCGCACTCCCGACCGCCGCGCTCACGGCGGCCGCACTCGTCGACGAAGCCAAGCCGCAGGACGACGAGAGGGTGCTCGTGGTCGGCGCCTCCGGGGGCGTCGGCTCCTTCGCGGTACAGCTCGCCAAGCAGACCGGCGCCAAGGTCCTGGCCACCGCGCGAGCCGACGAGGAGGACCTTCTGCGGCGGCTCGGCGCCGATGCGACCGTCGACTACATGAACTCCGACGTCACCGCGGAGGCTCTGCGCTGGGCCCCCGGCGGCGTCGACGTCGTGATCGATCTGACCCATGCGGGACCGGCGTTGGCCGGCGCCGCTGCCGCGGCGCGCCCGGGTGGCCGTCTGGTCTCCCCCTTGATGGGTCCTCCGGCCTTCGACCGCGACGTCACCGCCGTCTACACCGGCACCCGGACGCCTGCCGGGCGGCTCGAAGCCCTTGCGGCCCAAGCGGCCGAGGGACACCTCATCGTCGAGATCGGCGCGCGCTACTCCTTCGCGGATGCCGCGCAGGCACTGACCGACTACGCCCACACACACCTGCCCGGCAAGGTCGTCATCACCTTCTGACCTGTTCTCGGCGGCCTACCGGCTGCCGAGCCGGGCTGCGGCCCGTGACCGCGAGTACCGCCTCGAGGCCGCACACATTTTGTTGGCGTGTCAACTTTTTGATATCCTCGCAGCATGGGACGAGGGCAGTGGCTGAACGAGCAAGAGGCTCATGTCTGGCACTCGTTTCTGGATCTGCGCCGTCGCATCGAGTCCGTGATCAACCAGCAACTCAGCGAGGACGCCGGTCTGTCCTCGGTGGACTACGAGCTCCTCGTTCCCTTGTCCGAGGCCCCGGACGGGGTACTCCGATTCCGGGAACTGGGGCGCATGGTGGGCTGGGAACGCAGCCGCCTGTCGCACCAGGTGCGACGCATGGAGCAGCGGGGGCTCGTTCAGCGTGAGGACTGCGCCACCGACGCCCGTGGATTGATGATCCGCCTCACGCCGACAGGCCGTGCCGCCATTACGGCCGCCGCGCCGGAACACGTCAAGGTCGTGCGACGGTACTTCTTCGAGTCCCTCACCGAAGAAGAGGTGGCAACGCTGGCGGACGTCTACGACCGACTGCTCGCCAGGATCGATTCCGACGTGCCCGGCAGCGCTGCACCCTGACTCCTTGCTCCTTGCTCCTTGCTCCTTGCTCCTTGGTCCCTGGGACAGCCGTCCGGTCGAGGAGACCCGGACGACGGTGTGCGTCCGGACGGCGGCCGGGACGTCGACCGCGGTCGGCACCGCGACGGCGCCGGCCGGAGCTCCGTGACCGCGCCCAGCTCGGGGTCAACGCCGGGTGAAGCGATATCCGGCGTGGTGCAGGGCGCCGTCCTTGAACTCACCGAAGGCCCAGAAACCCAGGTCGTCCAGGTAGTCGATGCGCGTGCCGTCAATCCAGTAGCGGCCCTGATAGGCGCTCGGGCGGTCGCCGCGCGCCTCGTCGTAGCGTCCGTCGGGCAGCAGTTCCTGGCGTACGAAGTTGTTCTCCTCGACCCACATCCCCGTGAACGGGTGTGCCGGGTCGAAGACGGGCGCTTCGTTCGGTATGGCGGCGGCGGTGGTTTCTTCCAGAGGCCGGCCGTTCCAGAGGCGGACCCGGCCTCCGGTGACCAGGACGTCGAGATGCGTGCCTCGGGCCGGGACCGCGCCGACCGGGGTTCCGGGGGCGTCGGCCAGCTGGAGAACGGCGACGTCGGCGGCCTTGCCCGGAGTGAGAGTGCCGCTGTTGGCGGCCTCCGCGAAGTCGGTCGCGGCCGGCAGGACGACGGTGCCCGCACAATCGATGACGATCATGTTGTCGTCGCCCGCCGCCGTCAGCAGGCCAGGGCCGACTCCCACGATCAGTGAGCCGCCGATGAGGACGTCGGCTTTCTGCCAGTCGCCCATCAGCGGGTTTCCGGTGACGACCGCGCCGCCGGCCAGCAGGAGTGGCCGGCCCTGAGGGCTTCGCAACTCGCTCAGAACGGCGTCGTCGCGGCGCGGAGCCGCGGTCGTGGTGGTGGTGTCCGTCATGGTGGTTCCTCTGGTCGTCGGTGGGCCCGAGGCGCGGTCGACCTCAGGCCCCGCGGTCGGGGTCACGGCCGACGCGGTACGCGGCCAGGCCGTGCGGTTGCCGGGCGTACGTCATCCTTCTGCGCGGCCCGAAGGGCGCCGCGGCTCCGGGGCGTGGGCCGGTGCGAAGGCGCCCCGGGGTCCTGGCGACGCGAAGGGGCCGTCGGCGCTGAAGCCGAAGGGGCTCTCAGCCGATGGCGGAGGTGTTCAGGACGTACTCACGCGAGGCGTGCACCTGGCTGCGCAGAGCAGGCAGGTCGACGTCGAGAACCTGGCCGTTCCACTTCCGGGCGTCTCCGTTGATGAGGACGGCGGTGATGTTGCGGGCGTCCGAGCCCAACACGACCGTGGCGACAGGGTCGTTGAGAGGCATGTTGTTGAGGTCCTCGGCCCGGATGACCAGCAGGTCGGCCTTCTTGCCCGGGGTGAGTGAACCGGTCACCGCCTGGAGGCCGTTGGTGCGGGCCCCCTGCAGGGTGGCGAAGTCCAGCACATCGTGCGTGCTGATGCGTGAGGGC
This window encodes:
- a CDS encoding lactonase family protein; translation: MSSGAEPARGAGGGWSRRRFVGALTGAVAATALPAPAAPRAEPADAVTAPTVGSHPTGGSSAPTVRPLFVGTYTSVDGGGKGIGLATYDPVTGAVKATGTVTGVADPSYLAVHPDGRTLYAVDERPEGGVTAVRLAGNKVLGTRGTGGSGPCHLSVHPSGRWLLSANYGSGSVAVHPIDASGAIGERTDLVTHSSPAPGPGQQGPHAHQFLTGPDAGHVLAVDLGTDTVYSYRLDTSKGTLAEVSQAHTRPGAGPRHLTFHPGGRFAYLANEVDNTVVVCGYDRTSGRLTPGDPQSTGTGTGTNYPAQILVTSDGAYAYLANRGANSLTRYAVEADGARLRLLDTVPAGGDFPRQIAFSPDERLLFAANQRSGTVSVFHVDGASGGLRLAGEPFASPVAVCALPL
- a CDS encoding FUSC family protein, coding for MRDVRGVWAVVGPQFRKWHQEPVVVQSVRSAAAASIAYVIAVRLSPEPAPLTAPLTALLVVQVTLYSTLTTGIRRVNSVVAGVMVAIGFSLLVGLTWWSLALLILASLAVGHLVRVSEFVPEVAISAMLVLGVTRVGDTAWARVLETLIGAVVGLGCNLLFAPPVWVGAAGQSIEDLARRVRQLMLRMGEEAAGRTPVEHATARLHEARRLDHDIVGVDAALRQAEDSLKLNPRVREGLLHRIVLRTGLDTLEICTVVLRVLARTLTDLAKERDPEPLFEPQVGAVLEQLLSEVADAVVSFAVLVTTDVSHSAESAETRLAAELTTASATRDKLAQLLLDGVQRDARQWQLHGAVLTEVNRILDELDTEHRSRRLMEELDRGAREQRERRPHLTRLREYLRVPLPRRSRNRPAASRRSL
- a CDS encoding ABATE domain-containing protein gives rise to the protein MSSAPAPEPQTAFPFIGGRPALNFVATLGKRHDTPLERLPDPEALARWITEAGLHTGTDDGPVRISEADLGHARSLREAVYRLVRAAMLEEAADPGDVTRVNEAAALPDLAPQFAEPYAGPRPPLRWTAARPGPAALATVARDAVLLIGGPLLGRVKECENPTCSLLFLDDSQARRRRWCSMDRCGNLAKVAGYRSRSRAASPR
- a CDS encoding zinc-binding dehydrogenase, with amino-acid sequence MRAVRIEEFGGPEVLVPVEVPDPVAGPGQVLVRVAAAGVNRADALVRAGVYHRAGRPPLIPGVEASGVVVAVGEGVTGVGVGQRVMALDGVNAPGFYAELAVVPAERVTVLPDGVELTQAATLPVAWLSAWYCLLRLAKVTKDDTVLVKAAASGVGSAAVQIAAGAGARVIASAGSPEKTAWAAGFGAHDILDTSVHPDDAEVDEVLRLTGGRGADIVLDTVGGPAFGRSLREVGHGGRVVALANVALEPSVVDTRDFYPKNASVLGFQLTNLQIHGYDPRADLRELAEQVAAGRYRVPVEAVFPLERARAAHERLERREHRGKIVLAVHDGV
- a CDS encoding NADP-dependent oxidoreductase, which gives rise to MKALVARSYGPVENLTLSDVPKPTPGPGQVLVRTEASALNAIDLALVTGAVKDHLPIQHPFVPGVDVTGVVEAVGEGVSRFGAGDRILAWNGVPSGGLAEYALVENAPSAALRPATLGPAESAALPTAALTAAALVDEAKPQDDERVLVVGASGGVGSFAVQLAKQTGAKVLATARADEEDLLRRLGADATVDYMNSDVTAEALRWAPGGVDVVIDLTHAGPALAGAAAAARPGGRLVSPLMGPPAFDRDVTAVYTGTRTPAGRLEALAAQAAEGHLIVEIGARYSFADAAQALTDYAHTHLPGKVVITF
- a CDS encoding MarR family winged helix-turn-helix transcriptional regulator, whose protein sequence is MGRGQWLNEQEAHVWHSFLDLRRRIESVINQQLSEDAGLSSVDYELLVPLSEAPDGVLRFRELGRMVGWERSRLSHQVRRMEQRGLVQREDCATDARGLMIRLTPTGRAAITAAAPEHVKVVRRYFFESLTEEEVATLADVYDRLLARIDSDVPGSAAP
- a CDS encoding Atu4866 domain-containing protein translates to MTDTTTTTAAPRRDDAVLSELRSPQGRPLLLAGGAVVTGNPLMGDWQKADVLIGGSLIVGVGPGLLTAAGDDNMIVIDCAGTVVLPAATDFAEAANSGTLTPGKAADVAVLQLADAPGTPVGAVPARGTHLDVLVTGGRVRLWNGRPLEETTAAAIPNEAPVFDPAHPFTGMWVEENNFVRQELLPDGRYDEARGDRPSAYQGRYWIDGTRIDYLDDLGFWAFGEFKDGALHHAGYRFTRR